The following proteins are co-located in the Acidicapsa acidisoli genome:
- a CDS encoding PadR family transcriptional regulator: protein MSEFLAKSQSSNPKPGDLIQGTLEMLILKTLALESMHGYGVALRIEQISGGVFRVNPGSLLPALSRMERAGHVQSEWRATENNRRAKYYQLTAQGHKALSTETSQWHRQIAAISRILEA, encoded by the coding sequence ATGTCCGAATTCCTCGCAAAATCCCAGTCAAGCAATCCGAAACCAGGCGATCTCATCCAGGGCACCCTGGAAATGCTCATCCTGAAGACCCTGGCCCTCGAATCCATGCACGGTTACGGCGTCGCCCTACGCATCGAGCAGATCAGCGGCGGCGTCTTCCGCGTCAATCCCGGTTCGCTGCTCCCCGCCCTCAGCCGCATGGAGCGCGCCGGTCACGTGCAATCCGAGTGGCGCGCCACCGAGAACAACCGCCGCGCCAAGTACTACCAGCTAACCGCCCAGGGACATAAGGCTCTAAGCACCGAAACCAGCCAATGGCACCGCCAGATAGCCGCCATCAGCCGAATTCTGGAAGCCTGA